The Fusarium graminearum PH-1 chromosome 2, whole genome shotgun sequence genome includes a region encoding these proteins:
- a CDS encoding vacuolar ATP synthase 16 kDa proteolipid subunit 2, translated as MAESELAPKFAPFIGMAGIAAAMIFGCIGAAYGTAKSGIGIAGVGTFRPDLIMKCLIPVVMSGIIAVYSLVISVLIAEDLDPSKNYSLFSGFMHLGCGIAVGMTGLAAGYCIGIVGDTGVRAYMEQSRIFVGMVLILIFGEVLGLYGLIVALILNTKSKG; from the exons ATGGCAGAATCAGAGCTCGCCCCCAAGTTTGCCCCCTTTATTGGGATG GCCGGAATTGCAGCTGCAATGATCTTCGGAT GTATTGGAGCTGCCTACGGCACAGCGAAGTCCGGCATTGGCATTGCTGGTGTCGGTACCTTTCGACCAGATCTCATCATGAAG TGTCTGATTCCAGTCGTCATGTCCGGTATCATCGCCGTCTACTCGCTAGTCATCTCCGTCCTAATCGCTGAGGATCTCGACCCTTCCAAGAACTACAGCTTGTTTTC GGGCTTTATGCATCTCGGATGCGGTATTGCAGTCGGCATGACTGGTCTTGCCGCTGGTTACTGTATCGGAATCGTTGGCGACACCGGTGTTCGTGCTTATATGGAACAGTCCCGGATTTTCGTCGGCATGGTCCTGATTCTCATTTTCGGCGAAGTTCTCGGTCTCTACGG CCTCATTGTTGCCCTGATTCTTaacaccaagagcaagggttAA